The Flexivirga oryzae genome has a segment encoding these proteins:
- a CDS encoding mycofactocin-coupled SDR family oxidoreductase has translation MTRVVVLGGGGRGIGAATARLLAARGDRVIVLDAFDTSDDFYPLADESDRLALQGVPGVETVTVDLREDDETRAAVASVVDRHGHLDAAVAFAGAVTGGRPLWETDDETLRRAISFNTLTTWHLARAAVPQLLTRPATAQPTFVAFTSVAGERGLYGLAPYVVAKHATAGIVRALAADLVGTSVTACGIAPGSTDTTMLRQTAATYGLSDVTELAQGQHGRRPLRPDEVARVVEFALDAGPVVHGSILPADAGFGRV, from the coding sequence ATGACGCGCGTGGTGGTCCTGGGAGGCGGCGGCCGGGGGATCGGCGCCGCGACGGCACGGCTGCTCGCCGCGCGTGGTGACCGGGTGATCGTGCTGGACGCCTTCGACACCAGCGATGACTTCTACCCTCTTGCCGACGAGTCGGACCGCCTTGCGTTACAGGGGGTTCCGGGTGTCGAGACAGTGACCGTCGATCTGCGCGAGGACGACGAGACCAGGGCGGCGGTCGCATCCGTCGTCGACCGGCACGGCCACCTGGACGCGGCGGTCGCCTTCGCCGGTGCAGTGACCGGCGGTCGTCCGTTGTGGGAGACGGACGACGAGACGTTGCGCCGCGCGATCTCCTTCAACACGCTGACCACGTGGCACCTCGCCCGGGCAGCCGTCCCGCAGTTGCTCACCCGGCCGGCGACGGCACAGCCCACGTTCGTGGCGTTCACCAGCGTCGCGGGCGAGCGGGGTCTTTACGGCCTGGCGCCCTATGTCGTGGCCAAGCACGCGACAGCCGGCATCGTGCGTGCCCTGGCAGCCGACCTGGTCGGCACATCGGTCACGGCCTGTGGGATCGCGCCGGGCTCGACGGACACCACGATGCTGCGGCAGACCGCCGCGACCTACGGCCTGAGCGATGTGACCGAGTTGGCGCAGGGTCAGCACGGCAGGCGCCCGCTGCGACCCGACGAGGTGGCCAGGGTGGTGGAGTTCGCCCTCGACGCCGGCCCGGTCGTGCACGGCTCGATCCTGCCGGCCGACGCGGGCTTCGGTCGTGTCTGA
- a CDS encoding VWA domain-containing protein: protein MDGTVLRFVRFLRLHGMRISVSEALDAVQAAARPGIMADRDVLRTALAVSLVKDRRDLEVFDDVFDRFFHLRAVVTRPKEHGHAHDDLSDEGDLLEFTLSDELSDTPQDGHSHDAPKDIRDYFDQKDLAQQYNLHQEANKLDMASMTDEIVMSKDGRASAGEAARVQISTSRLHNPGTPGRLTKSEGLQIDAELSVAEEMALLSWLGEPDDENAAEPEIDPDLAALRERLAPLLAGLPEQLRQHLESLLSEQDVESREVEAARAEMIEESERIAFEDSLRRLLRSLRGAPRPRRHVSGSGVIDSRRTMRTNMRYDGVPFRPVLVSRREDRPRLVILCDVSLSVRATSAFALHLVHSLQSIASQVRSFVFVDECAEITTLFADHHVQQALTQILAGKSDGGKVDVDADSDYGASLRQFLDEYGSAVNHRTTVIVIGDGRGNGKDPALDTFAELARRARSVVWLTPEPRYSWALGRCDLPLYAEHCDKVEVVHNLRQLRDFSHVMAEGGT, encoded by the coding sequence GTGGACGGCACAGTACTCCGGTTCGTCCGGTTCCTCCGCCTGCACGGGATGCGGATCAGCGTCTCCGAAGCGCTCGACGCCGTACAAGCCGCTGCACGTCCGGGCATCATGGCCGACCGCGACGTGCTGCGCACCGCGCTGGCTGTCTCGCTGGTCAAGGACCGGCGCGACCTGGAGGTCTTCGACGACGTCTTCGACCGCTTCTTCCACCTGCGCGCCGTGGTCACCCGCCCCAAGGAGCACGGCCATGCGCACGACGACCTGAGCGACGAGGGGGACCTGCTCGAGTTCACCCTGTCCGACGAGCTGTCCGACACACCGCAGGACGGCCACTCACACGACGCGCCGAAGGACATCCGCGACTACTTCGACCAGAAGGACCTCGCACAGCAGTACAACCTGCACCAGGAGGCCAACAAACTCGACATGGCGTCGATGACCGACGAGATCGTCATGTCCAAGGACGGCAGGGCGTCGGCCGGTGAGGCGGCCCGCGTGCAGATCAGCACCAGCCGGCTGCACAATCCCGGCACCCCGGGCCGGCTCACCAAGAGCGAGGGCCTGCAGATCGACGCGGAGTTGTCGGTCGCCGAGGAGATGGCACTGCTCAGCTGGCTCGGCGAACCGGACGACGAGAACGCCGCCGAGCCGGAGATCGACCCCGACCTGGCGGCCCTGCGCGAACGCCTCGCCCCGCTGCTGGCCGGACTGCCCGAGCAATTGCGGCAACACCTGGAGAGTCTGCTGAGCGAGCAGGACGTCGAATCCCGCGAGGTGGAAGCGGCGCGCGCGGAGATGATCGAGGAGTCGGAGCGGATCGCGTTCGAGGACTCCCTGCGGCGATTGCTGCGCAGCCTGCGCGGCGCTCCACGACCGCGACGGCACGTCTCCGGCTCCGGTGTGATCGACAGCCGCCGCACGATGCGGACCAACATGCGGTACGACGGGGTTCCGTTCCGGCCGGTGCTGGTCAGCCGCCGGGAGGACCGGCCGCGCCTGGTCATCCTGTGCGACGTGTCGCTGTCGGTGCGTGCGACCTCGGCGTTCGCCCTGCACCTGGTGCACAGTCTGCAGTCGATCGCCTCCCAGGTCCGCTCGTTCGTCTTCGTCGACGAGTGCGCCGAGATCACCACCCTGTTCGCGGATCACCATGTGCAGCAGGCGCTTACGCAGATCCTCGCGGGAAAGTCGGACGGCGGGAAGGTCGACGTCGACGCGGACTCCGACTACGGGGCCTCGCTCCGGCAGTTCCTCGACGAATACGGCTCCGCGGTCAACCACCGCACCACCGTCATCGTGATCGGGGACGGGCGTGGCAATGGCAAGGACCCCGCGCTCGACACCTTCGCCGAACTGGCGCGCCGGGCCAGGTCCGTGGTCTGGCTGACGCCCGAGCCGCGCTACTCGTGGGCGCTCGGCCGGTGCGACCTGCCGCTGTATGCCGAGCACTGCGACAAGGTCGAAGTCGTCCACAATCTGCGCCAGTTGCGCGACTTCTCCCACGTCATGGCCGAAGGCGGAACATGA
- a CDS encoding MadR family response regulator transcription factor, translating into MTAVDAQIRVVLCDDHAIVRQGLRSILERDEQIKVIAEASSSGECLAVVGRTTPDVLLLDLKLSTSSDTEGLDLTRQVAERHPDVAILVLTTFLDEDLVLQAVQAGAKGYVVKDVDTDALMRAIHDVSRGESAFDARSAAAMVRGMQAPAPDTKPGLSPRELEVLRHLARGLSNREIGKRLYVGETTAKFHVGNILRKLGVSSRAEAVYEATKRNLL; encoded by the coding sequence ATGACAGCGGTCGACGCGCAGATCCGGGTCGTGCTCTGCGACGATCACGCCATCGTCCGGCAGGGCCTGCGGTCCATCCTGGAACGCGACGAGCAGATCAAGGTCATCGCGGAGGCGTCGTCCAGCGGGGAATGTCTCGCGGTCGTGGGCCGGACGACCCCCGATGTGCTGCTGCTCGATCTGAAGCTGTCGACGTCCAGTGACACCGAAGGCCTGGACCTGACCCGACAGGTCGCCGAACGTCACCCGGATGTCGCGATCCTGGTGCTCACGACCTTCCTCGACGAGGACCTGGTGCTGCAGGCTGTGCAGGCCGGTGCCAAGGGGTATGTCGTCAAGGACGTCGACACCGACGCACTGATGCGCGCCATACACGATGTGAGTCGGGGGGAGTCGGCGTTCGACGCCCGGAGCGCGGCGGCCATGGTGCGGGGGATGCAGGCGCCGGCGCCGGACACGAAACCGGGACTGTCACCCCGTGAGCTGGAGGTGCTGCGGCACCTCGCGCGCGGGTTGTCCAACCGGGAGATCGGCAAGCGGTTGTATGTCGGGGAGACGACCGCGAAGTTCCACGTCGGGAACATCCTGCGCAAGCTGGGGGTCTCCAGTCGTGCCGAGGCCGTCTACGAGGCGACCAAACGCAACCTCCTGTGA
- the mftA gene encoding mycofactocin precursor MftA (Mycofactocin is a small molecule electron carrier derived from the final two amino acids, Val-Tyr, of MftA, the mycofactocin precursor. It plays a role in redox homeostasis and the metabolism of alcohols and aldehydes in Actinobacteria, including Mycobacterium tuberculosis.) has protein sequence MATEELEHDAVDQADAHVEEVVADDLVEDVSIDGMCGVY, from the coding sequence GTGGCCACCGAGGAACTCGAGCACGACGCTGTGGATCAGGCCGACGCACACGTCGAGGAGGTCGTCGCGGACGACCTGGTCGAGGACGTGTCGATCGACGGAATGTGCGGCGTCTACTGA
- the mftE gene encoding mycofactocin biosynthesis peptidyl-dipeptidase MftE produces the protein MSSGGAERESVAKPTALGDTTSGDATGARVLLVPLGSVEQHGPHLPLSTDSVIARAVCERVADSLATHGSSAAVAPCVEFGSSGEHEGFDGTISIGQDALELVVVELVRSARRWARRIVLVSGHGGNASALRRAVRLLRHEEPVVAWTTCAEPGFDAHAGHAETSMMLALAPASVRLDRAEVGNTAPAAELWRALRNGGVAAVAPNGVLGDPRSASADEGERMLTALGRRISEQVLLMDDPGGVDANGALARETLSA, from the coding sequence TTGAGTAGCGGAGGAGCGGAGCGGGAGAGCGTAGCGAAACCCACCGCTCTCGGTGACACGACCAGCGGTGACGCCACCGGCGCGCGGGTGCTGCTCGTGCCGCTCGGCAGCGTCGAGCAGCACGGCCCGCACCTACCGTTGTCGACCGACTCGGTCATCGCGCGTGCGGTGTGCGAGCGCGTCGCGGACTCCCTTGCGACACACGGCTCCTCGGCCGCGGTGGCACCCTGTGTGGAGTTCGGCTCCAGCGGCGAGCACGAGGGGTTCGACGGGACGATCTCGATCGGCCAGGACGCCTTGGAACTGGTCGTGGTCGAGTTGGTGCGTTCGGCGCGCCGGTGGGCACGGCGCATCGTGCTGGTGTCCGGGCACGGCGGCAACGCGAGCGCGTTACGCCGCGCGGTGCGGCTGCTGCGCCACGAGGAGCCGGTGGTGGCCTGGACGACGTGTGCGGAGCCGGGCTTCGACGCGCACGCGGGCCATGCCGAGACGTCGATGATGCTGGCACTTGCGCCGGCTTCGGTGCGACTCGACCGGGCCGAGGTGGGCAACACCGCACCCGCCGCGGAGCTGTGGCGCGCGCTGCGCAACGGGGGAGTCGCGGCCGTGGCGCCCAACGGTGTGCTGGGCGACCCGCGCTCCGCCTCGGCCGACGAGGGCGAGCGGATGCTCACCGCGCTGGGCCGTCGCATCAGCGAACAGGTCCTGCTGATGGACGATCCGGGCGGTGTGGACGCGAACGGCGCCCTCGCGCGTGAGACGCTGTCGGCATGA
- the mftC gene encoding mycofactocin radical SAM maturase (MftC is a radical SAM/SPASM enzyme that catalyzes the first two steps in biosynthesis of the electron carrier mycofactocin from the terminal Val-Tyr dipeptide of the precursor peptide MftA.): protein MTAVAERPAPTRLVDHFEFGLDAPICLTWELTYACNLACVHCLSSSGRRDPRELTTDECKALIDEFERMQIFYVNIGGGEPTVRPDFWELLDYAVAHHVGVKFSTNGFRITKERAEQLAATDYVDVQVSLDGATAEVNDPIRGAGTYDAAIRAMDNLRDAGMKDFKLSVVCTRENIPQLDEFKKIADDHGAQLRLTRLRPAGRGADVWEQLHPLPHQQRELYDWLVANGEQVLTGDSFFHLSAFGSALPGLNLCGAGRVVCLVDPVGDVYACPFAIHENFLAGSIRDGGFQHVWRDAELFKSLREPQTGGACTSCSAYDSCRGGCMAAKFFTGMPLDGPDPECVKGNAEFVTAGDRPAPSQDHSHKGTVRNAPVPVRIGRRPPTTLCNESPVTAADFASAGGTDRDR from the coding sequence ATGACCGCAGTCGCCGAGCGCCCTGCGCCCACCCGACTGGTGGATCACTTCGAGTTCGGGCTGGATGCGCCGATCTGCCTCACCTGGGAGCTGACCTACGCGTGCAATCTCGCCTGCGTCCACTGCCTCAGTTCGTCCGGACGGCGCGACCCGCGTGAGTTGACCACCGATGAGTGCAAGGCACTGATCGACGAGTTCGAGCGGATGCAGATCTTCTACGTCAACATCGGCGGCGGCGAACCCACGGTCCGGCCGGACTTCTGGGAGCTGCTCGACTACGCCGTCGCCCACCATGTCGGCGTCAAGTTCTCCACCAACGGCTTCCGCATCACCAAGGAGCGCGCCGAGCAGCTCGCGGCGACCGATTACGTCGACGTGCAGGTGTCGCTGGACGGTGCGACGGCGGAGGTGAACGACCCGATCCGCGGTGCGGGCACGTATGACGCGGCGATCCGCGCGATGGACAACCTGCGCGACGCCGGGATGAAGGATTTCAAGCTGTCGGTGGTCTGCACCCGGGAGAACATCCCACAGCTCGACGAGTTCAAGAAGATCGCCGACGACCACGGCGCGCAGCTGCGGCTCACCCGGTTGCGCCCGGCCGGCCGCGGAGCGGACGTCTGGGAGCAGCTGCACCCGCTGCCGCACCAGCAGCGCGAGCTCTACGACTGGCTGGTCGCCAACGGCGAGCAGGTCCTGACCGGTGACTCGTTCTTCCACCTGTCCGCGTTCGGCAGTGCGCTGCCCGGCCTGAACCTGTGCGGTGCGGGACGGGTCGTCTGCCTGGTGGACCCGGTGGGCGACGTCTACGCCTGCCCGTTCGCGATCCACGAGAACTTCCTGGCCGGCAGCATCCGGGACGGCGGCTTCCAGCACGTCTGGCGCGACGCCGAGCTGTTCAAGTCGCTGCGCGAGCCGCAGACCGGCGGGGCCTGCACATCCTGTTCGGCGTACGACTCCTGCCGGGGCGGCTGTATGGCGGCGAAGTTCTTCACCGGGATGCCGCTGGACGGCCCCGACCCGGAGTGTGTGAAGGGCAACGCGGAGTTCGTGACGGCGGGTGACCGCCCGGCCCCCTCGCAGGACCACTCCCACAAGGGGACGGTGCGCAACGCGCCGGTGCCGGTCAGGATCGGCCGCCGGCCACCGACCACGCTGTGCAACGAATCACCGGTGACCGCAGCGGACTTCGCATCGGCGGGCGGCACTGATCGAGACAGGTGA
- the mdo gene encoding NDMA-dependent methanol dehydrogenase (This methanol dehydrogenase is considered a nicotinoprotein, since its NADP cofactor remains is not dissociable, but instead remains permanently bound. A member of this family has been shown to act as a formaldehyde dismutase, able to convert two molecules of formaldehyde (plus one water molecule) into one of methanol and one of formate, with no net change in its redox state. More recently, it was shown in Mycobacterium smegmatis that this enzyme is critical to ethanol utilization, for which the biosynthesis of the cofactor-like electron carrier mycofactocin is also required.), giving the protein MQVDELLKPFPIKEFHPFPRALLGPGGAEMIGPEALKLGFKKTLVMTTGLRGSDVVHNIVESMKYHGLEVVLYDKVESNPKDYNVMDAVALYQDNKCDSFVSIGGGSSHDACKGARISVAHDGRNINEFEGFNKSENPKNPPHIAVSTTAGTGSETSWAYVITDTTTDPDKPHKYVAFDDAAITSLAIDDPTMYYSTPIDFTAQCGFDVLAHASEPYTSRLNFPPSLGAALQAIELTAQNLREATWNPQDLPGREGMMYAQYIAAQAFNSGGLGIIHSISHAVSAFYDLHHGLNNAIALPRVWAFNMPVCYKRFADIARAMGVDTHGMTDVQAADAALAAGIRLLRDVGIPEKFTDVTQDSYIKNRLGQGPTKYYEGKKVVKGDKEDVDNITNHVLGDTCTPGNPKECTFDTVRPVVEHCFNGDLDDLLS; this is encoded by the coding sequence ATGCAAGTTGATGAGCTACTGAAACCGTTCCCCATCAAGGAGTTCCACCCCTTCCCGCGGGCCCTTCTCGGCCCGGGCGGCGCCGAAATGATCGGTCCCGAGGCGCTGAAACTCGGTTTCAAGAAGACCCTCGTGATGACGACCGGTCTGCGTGGCTCCGACGTCGTGCACAACATCGTGGAGTCGATGAAGTACCACGGCCTCGAGGTCGTCCTCTACGACAAGGTGGAGTCCAACCCCAAGGACTACAACGTCATGGACGCCGTAGCCCTCTACCAGGACAACAAGTGCGACTCGTTCGTCTCCATCGGCGGCGGTTCGTCGCACGACGCCTGTAAGGGCGCGCGCATCTCGGTCGCACACGACGGCCGCAACATCAACGAGTTCGAGGGCTTCAACAAGAGCGAGAACCCCAAGAACCCGCCGCACATCGCCGTGTCCACCACGGCCGGCACCGGCTCCGAGACCTCGTGGGCGTACGTCATCACCGACACCACCACCGACCCCGACAAGCCTCACAAGTACGTCGCGTTCGACGACGCCGCGATCACCTCGCTGGCCATCGACGACCCGACCATGTACTACTCCACGCCGATCGACTTCACCGCACAGTGTGGATTCGACGTACTGGCACACGCATCCGAGCCGTACACCTCCCGGCTGAACTTCCCGCCGTCCCTCGGAGCGGCCCTCCAGGCCATCGAGCTGACCGCGCAGAACCTGCGCGAAGCCACCTGGAACCCGCAGGACCTGCCGGGCCGCGAAGGCATGATGTACGCGCAGTACATCGCCGCTCAGGCGTTCAACTCCGGTGGCCTCGGGATCATCCACTCGATCAGCCACGCCGTGTCCGCGTTCTACGACCTGCACCACGGACTCAACAACGCGATCGCGCTGCCGCGCGTCTGGGCGTTCAACATGCCGGTCTGCTACAAGCGGTTCGCCGACATCGCCCGTGCGATGGGCGTCGACACGCACGGCATGACCGACGTCCAGGCCGCGGACGCCGCGCTGGCTGCCGGCATCCGGCTGCTCCGGGACGTCGGCATCCCGGAGAAGTTCACCGACGTCACCCAGGACAGCTACATCAAGAACCGGCTCGGCCAGGGCCCGACGAAGTACTACGAGGGCAAGAAGGTCGTCAAGGGCGACAAGGAGGACGTCGACAACATCACCAACCACGTCCTCGGCGACACCTGCACACCCGGCAACCCGAAGGAGTGCACCTTCGACACCGTCCGCCCGGTCGTCGAGCACTGCTTCAACGGTGACCTGGACGATCTACTCAGCTGA
- the mftM gene encoding mycofactocin oligosaccharide methyltransferase MftM: MSGVDEIELNAYRASPGGVYRSESVTVRRRQVVDQRRLSIARTEHFDIGRVGTGLLLEHDLSPDMVSDDISGQLSTELFDAGWIRGPRLFEELLVGIVLTSAETPQQAWLNFYRNTIRRIDEEIARPTGRGSIAAYAPVHAHVGQVVRGRSVHELGTCFGFQALRLARAGLELTASDLSAGSVHLLRDMSELLDLPVTTQVSDAARITVPDASCDTVLAIHLLEHVPDETAVEIIREACRVARHRVVVAVPFEDEPAQQFGHLRSLGLDDLRGWARAAATEWPWQVYEHHGGWLLLDRPD; encoded by the coding sequence ATGAGCGGCGTCGACGAGATCGAGCTGAACGCCTACCGGGCCAGCCCGGGAGGCGTTTACCGCAGCGAGTCCGTCACGGTGCGCCGTCGCCAGGTGGTCGATCAACGGCGCCTCAGCATCGCCCGGACCGAGCACTTCGACATCGGCCGGGTCGGCACCGGGCTGCTCCTGGAGCACGACCTGTCGCCCGACATGGTCAGCGACGACATCTCCGGTCAGCTGAGCACGGAGTTGTTCGACGCCGGGTGGATCCGTGGACCCAGGCTCTTCGAGGAGTTGCTCGTCGGCATCGTGCTGACCAGCGCCGAGACCCCACAGCAGGCGTGGCTCAACTTCTACCGCAACACGATTCGCCGGATCGACGAGGAGATCGCGAGGCCCACCGGGCGTGGCTCGATCGCCGCGTACGCGCCCGTGCACGCGCATGTCGGGCAGGTGGTGCGCGGTCGCTCGGTGCACGAACTCGGCACCTGTTTCGGTTTCCAGGCGCTGCGCCTGGCCCGTGCCGGCCTCGAGCTGACCGCGAGCGACCTGTCGGCCGGATCGGTCCACCTGCTGCGAGACATGAGCGAACTGCTGGACCTACCGGTCACGACACAGGTCAGCGACGCCGCACGGATCACGGTCCCGGACGCGAGCTGCGACACGGTGCTCGCCATACACCTGTTGGAGCACGTGCCCGACGAGACCGCGGTCGAGATCATCCGGGAGGCGTGCCGCGTCGCCCGTCACCGCGTGGTCGTCGCCGTGCCGTTCGAGGACGAGCCGGCACAACAGTTCGGGCACCTGCGCAGCCTCGGCCTGGACGACCTGCGTGGCTGGGCACGGGCCGCCGCGACCGAATGGCCTTGGCAGGTCTACGAACACCACGGCGGCTGGTTGCTCCTCGACCGACCGGACTGA
- a CDS encoding AAA family ATPase, translating into MTTPVSQETATEPDDLDPDFQSVEDARTRLHRVGYLTDDRLATTAYLQSALGKPLLLEGPAGVGKTQLAQSVAAATGRRLLRLQCYEGQDETKALYEWDYGKQLLYTQMLREKIGDIIADTDDLNSAVERIAAQDNVFFSERFLAPRPLLEAVQSPEPVVLLIDEVDRADEALEAVLLELLAEFQVSVPEIGTFVAQSTPLVLLTSNNTRDLSAALKRRCLHLFLDYPAADRELEIIRSKDTGLADSVAEHLVDVVRTLRTLDLRKSPSISETIDWARTLAVLGVDELSPSVLADTLNVVMKYERDLALATRNIPRLLDPNVDVPESLDHGHGHGHGHGHGHSHTDTADEDGKQARADKDLPGRHDEAYYGSPTAKASPPRQVPTGQGQRSFNRGSARKRPV; encoded by the coding sequence GTGACAACACCCGTGAGCCAGGAAACCGCGACCGAGCCGGACGACCTCGACCCGGACTTCCAGAGCGTGGAGGACGCCCGCACGCGGCTGCACCGCGTCGGCTACCTCACCGATGACCGGCTGGCGACGACGGCATACCTGCAGTCCGCGCTCGGCAAGCCGTTGCTGCTGGAAGGACCCGCGGGGGTCGGCAAGACCCAGCTCGCGCAGAGCGTCGCGGCCGCCACGGGGCGCCGACTGCTGCGGCTGCAGTGCTACGAGGGCCAGGACGAGACCAAGGCCCTGTACGAGTGGGACTACGGCAAGCAGCTGCTCTACACCCAGATGCTGCGCGAGAAGATCGGCGACATCATCGCCGACACCGACGACCTCAACTCGGCGGTCGAGCGGATCGCCGCGCAGGACAACGTGTTCTTCTCCGAGCGCTTCCTCGCCCCACGCCCGTTGCTGGAGGCCGTGCAGTCACCCGAGCCGGTCGTGCTGCTCATCGATGAGGTGGACCGCGCGGACGAGGCGCTCGAGGCGGTGCTGCTGGAACTGCTCGCCGAGTTCCAGGTATCGGTACCGGAGATCGGCACCTTCGTCGCGCAATCCACGCCCCTGGTGCTGTTGACCTCCAACAACACACGCGACCTGTCCGCAGCGCTCAAGCGCCGCTGCCTGCACCTCTTCCTGGACTACCCGGCCGCCGACCGGGAGCTGGAGATCATCCGCTCCAAGGACACCGGCCTGGCCGACTCGGTCGCCGAGCACCTCGTCGACGTCGTGCGCACCCTGCGCACCCTCGACCTGCGCAAGTCGCCCAGCATCTCCGAAACCATCGACTGGGCAAGGACTCTCGCCGTGCTCGGTGTCGACGAGCTTTCACCGTCGGTCCTCGCCGACACGTTGAACGTCGTCATGAAGTACGAGCGTGACCTCGCACTGGCCACCCGGAACATCCCACGCCTGCTGGACCCCAACGTCGACGTCCCGGAGTCGCTCGACCACGGCCACGGGCACGGTCACGGCCATGGACACGGGCACAGCCACACCGACACGGCGGACGAGGACGGCAAGCAGGCCCGCGCCGACAAGGACCTGCCGGGCCGGCACGACGAGGCGTACTACGGCTCACCCACCGCCAAGGCTTCACCGCCGCGGCAGGTGCCCACGGGTCAGGGACAGCGGTCGTTCAACCGCGGTTCGGCTCGTAAGCGCCCGGTCTGA
- the mftB gene encoding mycofactocin biosynthesis chaperone MftB (MftB, a small protein, is a peptide chaperone that assists the radical SAM enzyme MftC in performing two modifications to the C-terminal Val-Tyr dipeptide of the mycofactocin precursor peptide, MftA. MftB's role is analogous to the role of PqqD in the biosynthesis of PQQ, a cofactor that derives entirely from a Tyr and a Glu in the precursor PqqA.), with the protein MLDQAWALNDSVALRPEPFGALAYDFTTRRLSFLKDPALVDVVRQLREHDGVTETLDAVGVPRSERPRFRAALQRLADQQMIVPRSPQ; encoded by the coding sequence ATGCTGGATCAGGCATGGGCGCTGAACGACTCGGTGGCGCTGCGCCCCGAGCCGTTCGGCGCCCTCGCCTACGACTTCACCACCCGCCGGCTGTCGTTCCTGAAGGACCCTGCGCTGGTGGATGTCGTGCGGCAGTTGCGCGAGCACGATGGTGTCACCGAAACCCTTGATGCGGTGGGTGTTCCACGCTCGGAGCGCCCCCGCTTCCGTGCCGCGCTGCAGCGGCTCGCCGACCAGCAGATGATCGTCCCGAGGAGTCCGCAATGA